One window from the genome of Pirellulales bacterium encodes:
- a CDS encoding family 16 glycoside hydrolase has translation MTFDAYHKWLGIPPAEQPANHYRLLGIATFEDDPDVIETAADQRMALLRTFQTGQHSALSQKLLNELSAAKLCLLKAEKKAAYDAELRRRIDAAQAPKPVIPMAMPLTASPVRPLEPTRVATEAPALIVTDGGAARHSTRKRRRGLGSAASAWLALAAVAIPAFAFVGYSIWNKPRPEQKTPPAARPMVHESAGTDKPQPNPPAPQPAEQPMPSTGGSQPEPPPTVPELASGNIISDGFVPLFNGKDLTGWKTHPNQPGNWRAEDGVLIGSGPAESNLYSERGNFTNFHLRTEASINDGGNSGVFCRSRFGPVRPADGPRWPDGYEAQINSTHSDPNKTGSLYGPRGAVVGIANSIVRPNEWFKLELIAADSHLVVKVNGQTTADYVDADRSFPMGHLALQQHNPQTVVKYRKIEIREDLPINQIAVNGPHVEPAGQGGSASSEAPVDTPVVNNQRPQSVASSAPGPKSDVKPAGPTAKLPSLADLAKENDPAEKAKLTATEAFLLKQHTEAVTRIAFHRTMPLLASAGKDGQILLWNLETRALQLLVHKFNEESWAVKFSPDGSMLALANRNWWGSRLLFKTPLGVQLNEIKDFKKSGGGAVGSIAYSHDGRLFAAGQDDGTIRLWDVAQLNEIAPVAFGSESRIYALAFGPLAGDRKNKRTEYLLAAGGTDGELRTLAVTYGKSKAGDRCTFQPTAVQFAKAGEVRGVRFSPDGKLLGCGRRGSVALYHPRTGESVRQLAADGGTVEWIAFHPHRPWCVTAHNNDHVARIWNTETAELLCELRGHTGGVMCAEFSPDGRHVATASEDFSIKVWDLVGADVPAAPKKGKKAKPVPLLVGD, from the coding sequence ATGACATTTGACGCTTACCACAAATGGCTGGGCATTCCGCCGGCGGAGCAGCCGGCGAATCATTACCGCTTGTTGGGCATCGCCACTTTTGAGGACGATCCCGACGTGATCGAGACCGCCGCCGATCAGCGGATGGCGCTGCTGCGCACGTTTCAAACCGGGCAGCACTCGGCGCTGTCGCAAAAGCTGCTGAACGAGCTCTCCGCCGCCAAGCTGTGCCTGCTCAAGGCGGAGAAAAAGGCCGCCTACGACGCCGAGCTGCGCCGCCGAATCGACGCGGCGCAGGCGCCCAAGCCGGTGATCCCGATGGCCATGCCGCTAACGGCTTCGCCCGTGCGACCGTTGGAGCCGACGCGCGTGGCAACCGAAGCGCCGGCCTTGATCGTCACCGACGGCGGCGCCGCGCGGCATTCCACGCGCAAGCGCCGCCGAGGGCTTGGCTCGGCGGCCTCCGCCTGGTTGGCCCTCGCCGCGGTGGCGATCCCGGCCTTCGCGTTCGTGGGCTACTCGATTTGGAACAAGCCCCGTCCCGAGCAGAAAACACCGCCGGCGGCACGGCCGATGGTACACGAGTCAGCGGGAACAGATAAGCCACAACCGAATCCGCCTGCGCCGCAGCCGGCTGAACAGCCGATGCCCTCAACCGGCGGCAGTCAGCCGGAGCCTCCGCCGACGGTCCCCGAGCTTGCCAGCGGCAATATCATCTCCGACGGCTTCGTACCCTTGTTCAACGGCAAAGACCTCACTGGCTGGAAGACGCACCCGAACCAGCCGGGCAATTGGCGCGCGGAAGACGGCGTGCTGATCGGCTCAGGTCCGGCCGAAAGCAACCTTTACAGCGAACGCGGCAACTTCACGAACTTCCATTTGCGAACCGAAGCATCCATCAACGACGGCGGCAACAGTGGCGTGTTCTGCCGCTCGCGCTTCGGCCCGGTCAGGCCCGCTGACGGTCCTCGCTGGCCCGACGGCTACGAAGCGCAGATCAATAGCACACACTCCGATCCGAACAAGACCGGCAGCCTCTACGGACCGCGAGGCGCCGTAGTCGGCATCGCCAACTCGATTGTGCGGCCGAACGAGTGGTTCAAGTTGGAACTGATTGCCGCCGACAGCCACCTTGTCGTCAAAGTCAACGGCCAAACGACCGCCGACTATGTTGACGCTGACCGTAGCTTCCCGATGGGCCATCTCGCCTTGCAGCAGCATAATCCGCAGACCGTCGTCAAGTATCGCAAGATCGAGATTCGCGAGGATCTGCCGATCAACCAAATTGCCGTGAACGGCCCGCACGTCGAACCAGCGGGACAAGGCGGATCCGCATCGAGTGAGGCGCCGGTTGACACGCCGGTCGTCAACAATCAACGTCCGCAATCAGTTGCATCGTCCGCGCCAGGGCCAAAAAGCGACGTGAAGCCCGCCGGGCCTACCGCCAAGCTACCGTCGCTCGCCGATCTGGCGAAGGAAAACGACCCGGCGGAAAAGGCCAAGCTCACCGCGACGGAAGCATTCTTGCTAAAGCAGCACACGGAGGCGGTCACGCGCATCGCCTTTCACCGCACCATGCCGCTCTTGGCCTCGGCCGGCAAAGACGGCCAGATCCTCCTCTGGAACCTGGAAACGCGCGCGTTGCAGCTCCTGGTGCATAAGTTCAATGAAGAATCTTGGGCGGTCAAGTTCAGCCCCGACGGCAGCATGCTCGCCTTGGCCAATCGCAATTGGTGGGGCAGCAGGTTATTGTTCAAAACGCCCCTGGGTGTGCAGTTGAATGAAATCAAGGACTTCAAGAAGAGCGGCGGCGGAGCGGTGGGCTCGATCGCCTACAGCCACGACGGCCGCTTGTTCGCCGCCGGTCAAGACGATGGCACCATTCGCCTGTGGGACGTGGCCCAGTTGAACGAAATCGCTCCCGTCGCCTTCGGCTCGGAAAGCAGGATCTACGCCTTGGCCTTCGGGCCCCTTGCCGGCGATCGAAAAAATAAGCGCACCGAATACCTACTGGCCGCGGGAGGCACGGACGGCGAGCTCAGGACGCTGGCCGTGACCTATGGCAAAAGCAAGGCGGGCGACCGGTGTACCTTCCAACCGACCGCCGTGCAGTTTGCCAAGGCGGGCGAGGTGCGGGGCGTGCGGTTCAGCCCGGACGGTAAGCTTTTGGGGTGCGGGCGTCGGGGAAGCGTTGCCCTTTACCATCCGCGAACGGGCGAAAGCGTGCGCCAGCTTGCGGCCGACGGTGGCACCGTCGAATGGATCGCGTTTCACCCGCATCGCCCCTGGTGTGTCACGGCGCACAACAACGACCATGTGGCCCGCATCTGGAACACCGAGACGGCGGAGCTGCTGTGCGAATTGCGCGGCCACACCGGGGGCGTGATGTGCGCCGAGTTCAGCCCCGATGGCCGCCACGTCGCCACGGCATCCGAAGACTTTTCGATCAAAGTCTGGGATCTGGTCGGAGCCGACGTGCCCGCCGCGCCGAAGAAGGGAAAAAAGGCCAAGCCGGTCCCGTTGCTCGTCGGAGACTAA
- a CDS encoding restriction endonuclease, translating to MPKTEEYEAAIGALDWTRLRDLWLAIKRRDTPGWEPGKAFEYLVLRAFEHGGAQVTWPYSVELLSEEVEQIDGAVYYQDIRALIESKDSRANVSFAPIAKVRSQLLRRPSGTIGVLFSTSDFTPSAKLLASFALPQAILLWSGGEVEFALANENIADLLVLKHRKCIELAVPNYNVLERDVL from the coding sequence GTGCCCAAGACGGAGGAATACGAGGCCGCAATCGGTGCGCTCGACTGGACACGATTGCGCGATCTCTGGTTGGCGATCAAGCGGCGCGACACGCCCGGTTGGGAACCGGGCAAAGCGTTCGAGTATCTCGTCCTCCGCGCGTTCGAGCACGGCGGGGCGCAAGTGACTTGGCCTTACTCCGTCGAGTTGCTAAGCGAAGAGGTGGAGCAAATTGACGGGGCCGTGTATTATCAAGACATCAGGGCGTTGATCGAAAGCAAGGACAGCCGGGCAAACGTCTCTTTCGCGCCGATCGCGAAAGTCCGCAGTCAACTGCTGCGGCGGCCGTCTGGCACGATCGGCGTACTGTTCAGCACCAGCGACTTTACACCATCGGCGAAGCTACTGGCATCCTTCGCGCTGCCTCAGGCGATACTCCTGTGGAGCGGTGGAGAAGTGGAGTTCGCCTTGGCCAACGAGAACATTGCGGATTTGCTGGTCCTGAAGCACCGCAAGTGCATCGAACTGGCTGTGCCGAATTACAACGTCCTGGAGCGAGATGTCTTATGA
- a CDS encoding deoxyhypusine synthase family protein yields the protein MTITHFMDHHFRHFNARETVDAARAWRRHLDEGGKMLLAMAGAMSTAELGISLAKMIRAGKIHAISCTAANFEEDIFNLVAHDEYRMLPHYRDLSPDAELALRDDGFNRVTDTCIPETVIRHIEHKLLEYWTAAAEKGESYFSTEYFYRLIEDGTLDKVRQIPKEHSWVWAAYDMNIPVYTPGYEDSTLGNIFAARVLEKKVKSHSAIKSGTEQMEHLVRWYLDNAERHRLGFFQIGGGIAGDFAICAVPLIIQDLEKDVPLWSYFAQISDSTTSFGSYSGAVPNEKITWYKLEKDAPKFMINSDASIVAPLVFAYVMGE from the coding sequence ATGACCATCACCCACTTCATGGACCATCACTTCCGGCATTTCAACGCGCGGGAGACCGTCGATGCCGCTCGTGCCTGGCGGCGGCACCTCGATGAGGGCGGCAAAATGTTGCTGGCCATGGCCGGCGCCATGAGCACCGCCGAACTGGGCATCTCGCTGGCCAAAATGATTCGGGCAGGCAAAATCCACGCCATCTCCTGCACGGCCGCCAACTTCGAGGAAGACATCTTCAACCTGGTGGCCCACGACGAATATCGCATGCTGCCGCACTATCGCGATCTTTCGCCCGACGCCGAGCTGGCCCTGCGCGACGACGGCTTCAACCGCGTCACCGACACCTGCATTCCCGAAACGGTCATCCGGCATATCGAACACAAGCTGCTGGAATACTGGACCGCGGCCGCCGAAAAGGGCGAGTCGTACTTCTCGACCGAGTATTTCTACCGGCTGATCGAAGACGGCACGCTCGACAAGGTGCGTCAGATTCCCAAGGAGCATTCCTGGGTCTGGGCCGCCTACGACATGAACATTCCGGTCTACACGCCCGGCTACGAAGATTCGACGCTGGGCAACATCTTTGCCGCCCGCGTGCTGGAGAAAAAGGTCAAGAGCCACTCGGCGATCAAGAGCGGCACGGAGCAGATGGAGCACCTGGTGCGTTGGTATCTCGACAACGCCGAGCGGCACCGGCTCGGTTTCTTTCAGATCGGCGGCGGCATTGCGGGCGACTTTGCCATCTGCGCCGTGCCGCTCATCATCCAGGACCTGGAAAAAGACGTGCCGCTGTGGAGCTATTTCGCCCAGATTTCCGACTCGACGACCTCCTTCGGCTCGTATTCGGGGGCGGTGCCCAACGAGAAGATCACCTGGTACAAGCTGGAGAAAGACGCGCCCAAGTTCATGATCAACTCCGACGCCTCGATCGTGGCGCCCTTGGTCTTCGCTTACGTGATGGGGGAGTGA
- a CDS encoding alpha/beta fold hydrolase — translation MPIQLSPPAPPNALWKGKDLSSLMGPVLAGAAREAAQKGNYVDAVTLQYWAVHTNDRGRYDLACYYSRIGDVDSAIYWLQDASLSDGVDAEWAGRDYDLDAVRSDRRWAQLAPFLAATNQYWASKGQPATSFVMPQELAPGTRVGVVLGLPGLGDNPHSFFPIGYQPFADQLAMAFVAVSGTVPRGRTSFVWAEDVVRDSERVRQALREVAQQEQVDNRRVILLGFSQGAQMAFEIAMTYPEEFAGAIVLSPGSQKPRDLRQIRSSSMHRRQAYVLCCGEREHPMTVHSTRSDASLAEKMGANVRLLITPGASAHTFPPNFRQQLPEWVHFIESQRRTQPSEK, via the coding sequence GTGCCGATTCAGTTGTCTCCGCCCGCGCCGCCAAACGCACTATGGAAAGGCAAAGACTTATCCAGCTTGATGGGGCCGGTTCTGGCGGGCGCCGCCCGGGAAGCCGCCCAAAAAGGCAACTATGTGGATGCGGTGACGCTGCAATACTGGGCGGTCCACACCAATGACCGTGGAAGGTACGACCTGGCTTGTTACTATTCGCGCATCGGGGACGTAGACAGCGCAATCTATTGGTTGCAAGATGCCTCGCTAAGTGACGGCGTCGACGCTGAGTGGGCCGGAAGAGATTACGACCTTGACGCGGTCCGGAGCGACCGGCGCTGGGCACAACTTGCTCCGTTTCTCGCAGCAACAAATCAGTATTGGGCCAGCAAGGGGCAGCCGGCCACATCGTTCGTCATGCCGCAAGAACTGGCGCCCGGCACACGTGTTGGAGTCGTGTTAGGACTGCCGGGCCTGGGTGACAATCCCCACAGTTTTTTTCCGATTGGTTATCAGCCGTTTGCCGACCAACTGGCGATGGCGTTCGTCGCGGTTAGCGGGACTGTGCCCCGAGGACGTACCTCGTTTGTTTGGGCTGAAGACGTGGTCCGAGACTCCGAGCGCGTCCGCCAGGCACTGCGCGAAGTTGCTCAGCAGGAGCAGGTTGACAATCGGCGCGTCATTCTGCTTGGTTTCTCACAAGGGGCGCAAATGGCCTTCGAAATCGCCATGACGTACCCGGAGGAATTCGCCGGGGCGATTGTCCTGTCGCCTGGCTCACAGAAACCACGCGACTTGCGGCAGATCCGCAGCAGCTCAATGCATCGACGCCAGGCCTATGTGCTGTGTTGCGGGGAGCGCGAGCATCCAATGACGGTACATAGCACCCGGTCCGACGCAAGCCTGGCGGAAAAGATGGGCGCCAATGTCCGATTGCTGATCACGCCAGGCGCGAGCGCTCACACTTTTCCGCCCAACTTTCGGCAGCAGTTGCCAGAATGGGTACATTTCATTGAATCGCAACGGCGCACCCAACCCTCGGAGAAGTGA
- a CDS encoding c-type cytochrome domain-containing protein: MLLFLAGPTFAEEAKPAAPAAAKINYTEHVQPIFREHCYNCHGPDTQKSDLALDNFAALMRGGASGEVIEPGDPDASRLWALVSHTETPEMPPQQPKLADAKLAILKQWIAEGALENSGSIAKIKKKPSMDLQVTAGTGKPTGPVAMPEAGKVVRQPVVYTPRAAAVTGIASSPWAPLVAIAGQKQIALYNSDTAALLAVLPFPEGVPQVLKFSRTGALLLAGGGRSAKQGLAAVYDVKTSERVFAVGDELDTVLAADINNNHTLIALGGPRRVVRVYSALDGALQYEIKKHTDWITAVEFSPDGVLLATGDRSGGLFVWEADTGREYQNLTGHTGPITDVSWRDDGNVLASSSEDGTVRLWEMQNGSQIKNWQAHGGGTASVEYTHDGRLVSAGRDKQVKMWDGNGGQQRAFEAFADLAMEVAFTHDGARVVAGDWTGEVRMWNAADGKLIAHLPANPPTLEMVASAAAQQAAAAAAAAQQAAKELADAQAVAAARVKELEASNQALAAVQANVAKTEAERVAAEKTVAEKAAVAKPLADAAAADAQAFDKAASEQAEGVKLIAEKQAAMQAAAAALAAAANDDNKKRVEQAAAELAAAEKTLADKRSATKAAADKSAASAAAAKQADEARLAAANDFSAKAAAAKTAADQIAAAKAAAEKKSAEKAEADKLVAERTAKSQGMSAAAQAAQTAAQQAAAEKAAYDQLQQAKQTQTAQVQ, translated from the coding sequence ATGCTGCTCTTCCTTGCCGGCCCGACATTCGCCGAAGAGGCCAAGCCGGCCGCTCCCGCCGCGGCCAAGATCAACTACACCGAGCACGTGCAGCCGATCTTTCGCGAGCATTGCTACAACTGCCACGGTCCTGACACGCAAAAGAGCGACCTGGCGCTCGATAACTTCGCGGCCCTGATGCGGGGCGGGGCCAGCGGCGAGGTGATCGAGCCGGGCGACCCCGATGCCTCGCGGCTCTGGGCGCTGGTCTCGCACACCGAAACGCCGGAAATGCCGCCGCAGCAGCCCAAGCTGGCCGACGCCAAGCTGGCCATCCTCAAGCAGTGGATCGCGGAGGGGGCGTTGGAGAACTCCGGGTCGATCGCCAAGATCAAGAAAAAGCCGTCGATGGACCTGCAGGTGACCGCCGGCACCGGCAAGCCGACGGGACCGGTCGCCATGCCCGAAGCGGGCAAGGTCGTGCGGCAGCCGGTCGTCTATACGCCGCGCGCTGCGGCCGTGACGGGCATTGCTTCCAGCCCTTGGGCGCCGCTGGTGGCCATCGCCGGGCAAAAGCAGATCGCGCTGTACAACTCCGACACCGCGGCGCTTCTCGCCGTGCTACCGTTCCCCGAAGGCGTGCCGCAAGTGCTCAAGTTCAGCCGCACCGGAGCGCTGCTCCTGGCCGGCGGCGGACGGAGCGCCAAGCAGGGACTGGCGGCCGTCTACGACGTGAAGACGAGCGAGCGCGTGTTCGCGGTGGGCGACGAGCTCGATACCGTGCTGGCGGCCGACATCAACAACAATCACACGCTGATCGCCTTGGGCGGCCCGCGCCGCGTGGTGCGGGTCTATTCCGCGCTCGACGGCGCGCTGCAGTATGAAATCAAGAAGCACACCGATTGGATCACCGCCGTCGAGTTCAGTCCCGACGGCGTGCTGCTGGCCACGGGCGACCGCAGCGGCGGACTGTTCGTCTGGGAGGCCGACACGGGCCGCGAGTATCAGAACCTCACCGGGCACACGGGGCCGATCACCGACGTAAGCTGGCGCGACGACGGCAACGTGCTGGCCAGCAGCAGCGAGGACGGCACGGTCCGCCTGTGGGAGATGCAGAATGGCTCGCAGATCAAGAACTGGCAAGCGCACGGCGGCGGCACCGCTTCAGTGGAGTACACGCACGACGGCCGCCTGGTCTCGGCCGGCCGCGACAAGCAGGTCAAAATGTGGGACGGCAACGGCGGCCAGCAACGGGCCTTCGAGGCCTTCGCCGATCTGGCGATGGAAGTCGCCTTTACGCACGACGGTGCCCGTGTCGTGGCGGGCGACTGGACGGGCGAAGTGCGCATGTGGAATGCCGCCGACGGCAAGCTGATCGCCCACCTTCCCGCCAATCCGCCGACCTTGGAAATGGTGGCCAGCGCCGCCGCCCAGCAAGCCGCCGCGGCCGCGGCCGCCGCTCAGCAAGCCGCCAAGGAGTTGGCCGATGCGCAAGCGGTCGCCGCAGCGCGTGTCAAAGAACTTGAGGCATCCAATCAAGCGCTGGCCGCGGTCCAGGCCAACGTGGCGAAGACCGAGGCCGAGCGCGTGGCGGCCGAGAAGACGGTGGCCGAAAAGGCCGCCGTGGCCAAGCCGCTGGCCGACGCGGCCGCGGCCGACGCGCAGGCATTCGACAAGGCGGCGTCCGAGCAGGCCGAAGGCGTCAAGCTGATCGCCGAAAAACAAGCCGCGATGCAAGCAGCCGCGGCGGCGCTGGCCGCAGCGGCCAACGACGACAATAAGAAGCGTGTCGAGCAAGCGGCCGCCGAGCTTGCCGCCGCGGAAAAGACCCTAGCCGACAAACGTTCGGCCACAAAGGCCGCCGCCGACAAATCCGCCGCATCGGCCGCCGCTGCCAAGCAGGCCGACGAGGCGCGGTTGGCCGCGGCCAACGACTTCTCAGCCAAGGCGGCCGCGGCCAAGACCGCCGCCGATCAGATCGCCGCCGCCAAGGCCGCGGCTGAGAAGAAATCGGCCGAGAAGGCCGAGGCGGATAAGTTGGTCGCCGAGCGCACCGCCAAGTCTCAGGGCATGTCAGCCGCGGCTCAAGCCGCCCAGACGGCCGCTCAGCAAGCCGCCGCCGAAAAAGCCGCCTACGATCAGCTTCAGCAGGCCAAGCAAACGCAGACCGCTCAGGTGCAATAG
- a CDS encoding DUF1549 and DUF1553 domain-containing protein, producing the protein MLASVLVSTAAADAPIAKVEVFPPDVELSTNRDRQKFIVVATRADGVTLDVTSQAQAKLANPALAKLEGATLYPVADGQTTLEVAFNGQTLPVPVTVKQATADRPISFQLDVMPVFMRSGCNTGSCHGAARGKDGFRISLFGFDPAGDHFRITHEMGYRRINLALPAESLLMEKIDGTVQHTGGKRFDRDSEYYRTLLRWLEAGAPYDAGEVAKVLDVELYPKQVVLEGAGATQQMIARAKYSDGTDRDVTDLAVFLTNNDNSAAITPDGLVTAANRGEAFVMARFETHTVGSQVLALPKDIQYTPPSDPPVNYIDELVNAKLQKLRILPSELCTDEVFLRRATIDVTGLLPTEQEHAEFLADQDPAKRAKLIDRLLERKEFSEIWAMKWAELLTIRSTNQVSAKSAYLYANWLSQQIQNNVRLNKMVQDLLGATGGTFKTPATNYFEVERDTLKTAENVAQVFMGIRTQCAQCHNHPFDRWTMNDYYSFAAFFSQIGRKRGEDYRETIVFNSGGGEVKHPVDGRVMPPKYLGGPQPEVKGQDRRQVLAQWLASPENPYFATSVANRVWDHFFGIGIVNPVDDVRISNPPSNPELYKALGDKLTGYNYDFKQLVRDICNSKTYQRASERNASNESDELNFAHSRIRRVRAENLLDCISQATDAKDKFPGLPLGSRAVQIADGSRSTYFLNTFGRSTRNTVCSCEVKTEPNLSQSLHMLNGDTIEGKIRNGGLIQRSLKEGKTPDQAIESIYVRCLTRKPTPDELAKVKAAVAEEKEPQKALEDVFWAVLNSREFVFNH; encoded by the coding sequence GTGCTCGCATCGGTGTTGGTTTCCACGGCCGCCGCCGACGCCCCCATCGCGAAAGTAGAGGTCTTTCCGCCCGATGTTGAACTGAGCACCAATCGCGACCGCCAGAAGTTCATCGTGGTGGCCACGCGGGCCGACGGTGTGACGCTCGATGTCACAAGCCAGGCCCAAGCGAAACTGGCGAATCCGGCCCTGGCCAAACTCGAGGGCGCAACGCTCTATCCCGTAGCCGACGGACAGACCACGCTCGAAGTCGCTTTCAACGGCCAGACGTTGCCGGTGCCCGTCACCGTCAAGCAGGCCACCGCCGACCGGCCGATCAGCTTTCAACTCGACGTGATGCCGGTCTTCATGCGGTCCGGCTGCAACACCGGAAGCTGCCACGGTGCAGCCCGTGGCAAAGACGGCTTCCGCATTTCGCTCTTCGGCTTTGATCCGGCCGGCGACCACTTTCGCATCACGCACGAAATGGGCTATCGACGGATCAACCTGGCCTTGCCGGCCGAAAGCTTGCTGATGGAGAAGATCGACGGCACCGTGCAGCACACCGGCGGCAAACGCTTCGACCGCGACAGCGAGTACTATCGCACGCTGCTGCGCTGGCTCGAAGCGGGCGCGCCTTATGATGCCGGTGAAGTGGCAAAGGTGCTCGATGTTGAACTGTATCCCAAGCAGGTCGTGCTGGAAGGCGCGGGGGCGACGCAGCAGATGATCGCGCGGGCCAAGTATTCCGACGGCACCGACCGCGACGTGACGGATCTCGCCGTGTTCCTGACGAACAACGACAACTCGGCGGCGATCACGCCCGACGGGCTGGTGACGGCGGCCAATCGCGGCGAAGCGTTCGTCATGGCCCGCTTCGAGACGCATACGGTCGGCAGCCAGGTTTTGGCGTTGCCGAAGGACATCCAGTACACGCCGCCCAGCGATCCGCCGGTCAATTACATCGACGAGCTCGTCAACGCCAAGCTGCAGAAGCTCCGCATTCTGCCCAGCGAGCTTTGCACGGACGAAGTTTTCTTACGGCGAGCGACGATCGACGTCACCGGTCTCTTGCCCACCGAGCAGGAACACGCCGAATTTCTCGCCGACCAGGATCCGGCCAAGCGGGCCAAGCTGATCGACCGGCTCTTGGAGCGGAAAGAGTTCTCGGAAATCTGGGCCATGAAGTGGGCCGAGCTGCTCACGATCCGGTCGACGAACCAGGTGAGCGCCAAGTCGGCCTATCTCTACGCCAACTGGCTCTCGCAGCAGATTCAGAACAACGTGCGGCTGAACAAGATGGTGCAGGATCTGTTGGGAGCCACCGGCGGCACGTTCAAGACCCCGGCGACGAACTACTTCGAGGTCGAGCGCGATACGCTGAAAACGGCCGAGAACGTGGCCCAGGTGTTCATGGGCATCCGCACGCAGTGCGCCCAGTGCCACAACCATCCGTTCGACCGCTGGACGATGAACGACTACTACAGCTTTGCGGCGTTCTTTTCGCAGATCGGCCGCAAGCGCGGCGAAGATTACCGCGAGACGATCGTGTTCAATTCCGGCGGCGGCGAAGTGAAGCACCCGGTCGACGGCCGCGTGATGCCGCCGAAATACCTGGGCGGCCCGCAGCCGGAAGTGAAAGGACAAGACCGCCGGCAAGTGCTGGCCCAGTGGCTGGCGTCGCCCGAAAATCCGTACTTCGCCACCAGCGTGGCCAACCGCGTCTGGGACCACTTCTTTGGCATCGGCATCGTCAATCCGGTCGACGACGTGCGGATCAGCAATCCGCCCAGCAACCCCGAACTCTACAAGGCCCTGGGCGACAAGCTGACCGGTTACAACTACGACTTCAAGCAGCTCGTGCGCGACATCTGCAACTCGAAGACGTATCAGCGGGCCAGCGAGCGCAACGCCAGCAACGAATCGGACGAGCTGAACTTCGCCCACTCCCGCATCCGCCGGGTTCGGGCCGAAAACCTGCTCGATTGCATCAGCCAAGCCACCGATGCCAAAGACAAATTCCCCGGCCTGCCGCTCGGCTCACGGGCAGTGCAAATTGCCGACGGCAGCCGCAGCACCTACTTCTTGAACACGTTCGGCCGTTCGACGCGCAACACGGTCTGCTCGTGCGAGGTCAAGACGGAGCCGAACCTGTCGCAGTCGTTGCACATGCTCAACGGCGACACGATCGAAGGCAAGATCCGCAACGGCGGGTTGATTCAACGGTCGCTGAAGGAAGGCAAGACGCCGGACCAGGCGATCGAGTCGATCTACGTCCGTTGCCTCACGCGCAAGCCGACGCCCGACGAGCTGGCGAAGGTCAAAGCCGCCGTGGCCGAAGAGAAGGAGCCGCAGAAGGCGTTGGAAGACGTCTTCTGGGCCGTTTTGAATTCACGCGAGTTTGTGTTCAACCATTAA